The genomic stretch CCTCAAGACGAGTGATTACAGTTGGGCTGGGCACCCTGTCGTCACAACGGGAGCTGGCTCACAGGAGCAGTGGCAGCCCGACACTGCAGGGACATGCCTTATTGGTTAGTGCAAGTGCGTTTCAGATGACAATCTGTCCCCCGGGCAGTGAACCTGACGCAGCATGTGGCCGCAATCCTCATGAGCGAGGGGACCGGAGTGAGGTGTCACCTTATTACAACCCCTCCTGTGTGAGTGTGAAACTGCGTACTGCGAAAGCTGGCCAGATCAATAATAGATCATGAACGAAAACATCATGCTTTGAAGTATCAGCAAATGTTTATTCGTCAGTTCGTATTAGGATTTAGAAATTTAGGACAATCATCTGGAAGTGTGATTTTCATCTCGTTGTTTCGGCATGCGACGGTTGACTGACTGACTGGTCAGACCAGACCAGGATCCAGTCAAGTCTAACCCAAACTCACTGAGCTTTTTTAGGTTCAGAGAAGGTGCATGGAAATTCCTGTCAGCTCTGCCTGATGAAAAGCAAAGGGGCTAGCTCCTTATCAATATTTAACTGTACATGCATCCGAAGTATGCATCCTCAAAGCCATTCACTGAACTTGCACTGAAACTCAACCACAGTTGCCCATGCTCTGAAAAGCGCAATTCCCATCTGCAGCTAAGAGCAGACAGGAGGTGACTGCAGGAGGCAGCCCATGCAAAAGACAAAGCAAATAACAACACAGGATGGGAACAGGTgactgaagaaaaagaaagcacaATCTTTGAATGAATGAACAAccatctttctttcttcagtACCACACTAGCACCTCTTTCAACATACAAGTAGTGCACAATGGAGAGTAAATCGTCTATCAGCAGGACAGAACAATATTTGATTACAGGAAGCCTGACAAAAGTGCTTTTTAATTCAACCAGTCGTTCCTGAACCGAAGGACTTCACTATGGTGCTTACTCTTGCGCCAAAGCTTCTCGAAGCAATCTTCTTCCCTGGAACATGGAAGGGGTTCGAGACAGCATCTACATATGCGGCATGGAATTTCCTGAAAAACTGAGCAAACGGAGATGGACATGAGCTGGTATTCTTTTACCCACATAGCAGAGGCAAGCATAAGCATCAAATATCATGTAAACTAAAATTGGTTACACAAGCTTATCTCAGTGCATccccaaataaaaaaaaaactccagaATTTCTCAGAGAACCCTTCCTTTACAGAACTTTGACTGAGAAACTGAACAGCTGTACTACTAATGCAAATATCTCCGTACTACCCAGTGAAATGAAATATTACATATGGTGTATGCATGTTCGACACACATATTAACATGTTTCACTAAAAATGGTACAGTTAAACAATGTAAGAACTTACATTTCGGGCATCTGCATCTTTGACATCAAGATCAGTCGTGACCATAATAAATTTGACCTTTGTGTTTGTCAAATAGCCATAACTGTACATGGTAGATCATAATAATTAATCAATCTGTTAGTAATTGGCAGCACAACATCAAGAAGGGCTGTGCTTTCAGAAGCTGGTGACACGGAGGCACATAAATATTTAGTTGATAGCCATTGTTTCAACTTATTCGTGAATAATCTAAGTgcaaaaaattctgaaaaaagaAGCGATAGATCTTTTAAGTTTCAGTAGGGTCAGATGCCATCGAGAAAATTAGGCACTAACTAATTCCTGAAAGATACTCACACTTTGTAGTTCTCAGTTGGGTAGAGAAGACCCAAAAATGTCTCATTCAATGTAGGCGCACTCCTTTTAGGATTGTTTACTGTCAACAGAATGAATGTAGAGACAAGTAAGAAAACAAATAATATAAATGTTACAAACCAAAATGATATAAGAACAGCACTCGAAAAAGGGTGATGTCTGTATCCAACACTATATGCCAAAGAACCACACGAGTTAAGACTACTCTGATGAGATGGAAGGAAACAACACAGTCCGTTATAATTATCTAGAACCACCGTGCTTCTACGCATGTCCAACTCCTCACAAAGCAGGTCTGCAAATTTGGCAACTGCAAGTTTTTGTCCCATATgccacatgatttttttttgaaataatatGCCACATGATTTCAATCTGCTCCCTTTTGCACAAGTTGGATGGATTCTCTAATCTTTAATATTTACAGTAAATAGATAGTTGCAGGACTAGATTTTGATTCCTCTGACCTGAAACTAGTGATGCAGATCCTAATTGAGTTTTGAATTAACTTCAGAGTAACAAGCACACAATTTAACAACCATGGCCTCCTCCACAAATCATAACAGCATGCGTACGGACACGCACAAGTAGAACCCCAGCGCTAAAAACAAGGCCACCTAGATCTGGATCACGATGTGCAAACGGGGCGCGCGCGGGTAAGAGACGCTTAGCTACCTCGCTCGTCGATGACGTCGAGGGAGCAGTGGACGATGTGGTGGAGCTTGAGGGCGTCGTCCGCCTCCGTGAAGCTCTGCAGGTACAGCGGGTTGTTCTGCACCACCGAAGGAGACAGCAGAAAGTGAGACTTCTACTCAGCTCATGTGGCGTCCGCGGTGAGATCGCATCGGATCAGATCTGCACGATCCGACGCGAGGGGCGAGTGGGCGGCGGGGGTTCCTGACCTGGTgtccgacgacggcgacgcagACGATCATGTTTTCGCCGGGAAGTAGAGAGAGTCGATCGCCGGAGAGGCGGAGAGCAGTGGGAGGCAGAGGCtgccggacggcggcggcgtcccctcCCGCGGAGTCTTCAGACCGCGGGACACGAGGCTGGGGCGCTGGGCTGTGCCTGCGTGGGAGACCGGGGAATGAGAAGGGAGACGACCGACGGAGCCAGGAACTCACTAAAGAAGATCGGGCGGTCCAAAAGAACCAACTCCCAAACTGCGCGAATCTTGACGCAGTTCCCACCCCAAACTCCCGCACATACGAATGTATACTGTCAATTGATAGGGTCAATCCACATGATTACAGAACAAACGATGAACAATGGCATGCCAAGTTCAATGAAATAGGCAAAGTTGGACCAAACAGAATACAGCTATTGCATCAACCGTAGAGCTTATTTTCGTCAACCTTTGTGTCCATGTTACAAAAAAAATCAGTGTGGCGTTTTGCAAGAAGCTCACAGAATAATTCAAGTTCTACGCGAGACATTTGCTCCAAGGCTTTCATCCGTGATAAGATACAAAATTTAACAAACGCATCTGCAGCACCACACAGCAGCACAGAGTACTTTACAGCATTTTCAGTCTTTGACCCACTGCAGGACGGCCCTGGAAGGTGGATCCTGGATGCACCAATCTCCCAGAGCAGCTGTGATGAAAACACCTGAAGAACAGGCACAGAAGTGATAGCGACAGTAAGCAAGAAGTAATATATTAAGTGCAAGGACCCAAAGGAACTTTTCTATATACTGTGGACTTCAATCTGAACTTTTAGGCAGTAATTTTATGATTGCCATGACATGGGCAAATGAAATTTTGAGTTCTGGATATGGTATTGCACTTGCCAAGAAATTTCCATATGCTAGTATTGACCAAAAAATAGAGGGTATACGTATTATCCATCATTCAAGTATGCCCAAAAAGCTATTGCACTAAATTCATCGTTAAAATTTCTGCACAACAATTTTTTCCGACAGGTTCTCTCTTGTATGATAATAGTAGCAAACCCTGTGTCCAAATAGAAAAACTAAGTCGTTAAGGAAGCACAAATGACGCACCGCTCCACCCTGATAAGCATTAAGCAATTATGTTATTATTATAACCCCATGGCAAATACTGGTGTTCAAAACATGTTAAGCCCACAACTTCATCACAACCAAGTTACCACTGATTCCATTGGGCTCTGGTCATGCAAGCATCCCATCCCCATAGACTCTGCATAAAAGGAATAAAATTGGCCAATAGATGGCTGAAGGTTTGTTGGACATCAACTAAATAGTTCCCAGACACTAGAAAAAATAAGTAAACATAGACATCTGGAGCATCGCTATGACCCAAAGATAATTGTTACAGAAATCCACTCAGTTATGGTGAATACCATGTAAACGACAGAGTGACAAATGACAGTATCACTAACAAAGCCAAAAAAATTGATCTGTTGCTCTCCAATTTCATGTTTCTCTAGAACAGAATTCAGCTTCACAGCACCATTATTCGACAGGAACTCTTTCGAATTAAACAACAGCCACATCATTCTACAAGTAGGTGAAGGTTGCATCAATTTTTGCTCTGATCCTACAATTGCAGAGAATCCGAATCGGTGGACGGACTCACAGATCAGCTCTTGACGAGCCTCCAGCGGCTGAGGGCCCTGGCGACGGGCGGCGTGAGCGCGATGGTGATGGGGACCCTCACGGGGAGCAGCGCCTTGTTGCAGAGAAGCGCGAGCgtgagcgcgccgccgctcgacgcCACGAGCTCCATCGTCCGGTTGCGCGGCGGCCGCTCCGGCCCTTCTTGAAGAACATCACTCGGCCTGGGCGGGAGTGCGGCGTCGCGCAGGGCCTCGTcgcaggcggcggggccgggggcctGGGCGGGTGAGGCCtccccgccgacggcgacgcccgGGGAGATGCCGAACCTGCGGAAGACGGCTTCGACGTCTACGTTGTTGTTGATGGCGACGTAGAGGCCGGCGATCGAGGCGCAGGAGACGGAGATGTGGACGCCGACGGCCACCTTGCCGTACTTCTTGACGAGATGCTTAATCCGGCCCGAgaacgccatcgccgccgcggctgccgccggcgaggtggaggtTTATGATTTGGGGGGGCGGCGCTGTGACGGCTAGGGTTTTGGTCGTTTGCGTCGGGTCGGATCGGATCGGTCACGCACGGCGGAAGCGAATGCGCTGGATGGTTCCGAGTAGCGACCCGCGACATGTTTTTTTCCTTGGAAGAAAAACCCAAGCAACCGGTCCACGGCTTTACTTTAGATTTAGTGGGCATTAAAGCTGAGAAGAAATTGACATACTATGTCGAGAAGGACTGGAACAAAATTGTGGCAGTTGTGGCAACTTAGGGGGCGATTGGATCCTAGCTAAATTTAgtctgtgtcacatcgaatattcgaaggctaattagaagattaaatatgagttaattataaaactaactgcacagatggaggctaaacggcttgacgaatctattaagcctaattaattcatcattagcaaatggttactgtagcagcacattatcaaatcatggactaatcaggcttaatagattcgtctcgccgtttaacctccatccgtacaatgggttttgtaaatagtctatgtttaatactgctaattagtatctaaacatttgatgtgacaggggctaaatttAGCCCTGGGAACCAAACGGCCCCTTAGTTTAGGACTCTAAGACTCTAACTAGAGTTATGGGAGGATCCATGAAGTAAAACTCTGAGCACGTTTTACTAAATTCTTGAAATTTGCATATGCTTGATCTCATATaactatttttttctcaaatcaTCCCTTCTTGTTCATGTATCAAAGCAACTCCAGTAATATCCCTATTCAAGCTTCTACCCACGTAGGgatcggaaaaaaaaaacccactcCAACAGGATCTCTACTCGGATCTCTAGAGTAAGGAGGCACCCAAATCCGCCCTCTAGCCCCATCTCCCACGGATGCCAGGGGAGGCAACCCACTCGACCTTTGTTTCTCGTTTCCACATGTTAAAAATATAGATTGAACACTGACAAATGGACCCCACATGTAAGAATAAAAGTAGGGCCTCATTTGTGAGGGCTTTTGCTGAAGTTGATGGTAGAAAACAAGACCCCAAAATTTGGGTAGCCCCTACTCAATAAGGTAGGGATCCGAAGTAGGAACTATTATTAAAATTGCTCTAAGCCATTACGTGACATTCGCTGTACTCTAAATAGCATCTATGGCTACCTGGAAGGATATTGAACAAACGCTGATTCTAAGAAAAGTGAGGCCACCGCTTTAACTTGAAAAGGACTTCGATAAATAAGTGATTTAAaataggaaaaagtccattttactcctcttacctatccactttgtccacttaactcCTAAACAAAATTTTGGCTCACTCActcccctgaactatttcatttggtccaatctactccgaattagatttctcttttttttcctcccggCTCACTTTACTCTCCTGAACTAtgtcatttggtccaatctacccctaattagatttctctttttttctctccctgTATGAGTTGAactttgagttcaaattttatcagcagatacaaaacatgatgatttatgttaaaaaattatactaagaatttttcatgtttattttcataggttaggaatatttaatttgaaattgatcttagatatataaaattgtacaaaaagtaatcatgaaaaaattccAATATACTTTTGTAACAActgacaaaatctgaaattaaaactcaactcgtacacgaagaaacaaaaaagagaaatctaattagagatagattgaaccaaatgaaatagttcggggGAGTAAAATGAGCCAAAATTTTGTTCGgaggttaagcggacaaagtaaataggtgagagGAGTAAAATTgactttttttctttaaaatatTATACAACATAAAAATGCACCTTCCAAGTAGGGGGCCGTGAAATTAAGTCTACAGCAGCGGGACACATTGCCGTATTTCCAAAATGGTTTTTGTTTACCAATATAATGTGCATATATGTTTTATTATTTACTCCACTATAAGCTACATAAATTGATGAAAAACAGTGCAAGTACAAACGGACAAACGTTCGGAACAAGAAAAGATATCCCAGACAAAAGATGTTGTTGAGCAGCTAGAGTAAAGCAGCTATGATAGAGATcatccaggaaaaaaaaacaagacaaaaaaaaattggtacATGCTGACCAGTCAAATGGAAAAATTACAAGGAACAAAGAAAGAGGAGCACTAGGAAAACTTATCCATCCACATCCTTCCAGTGGGCCACCGTCCAGGCCCCGGTatagcgccgccacctccacctgtCCCTCCTCCCCCCGTCACCGTCGTTTCCACGGAATCTCTCGGTCTGTCCGCTACCCGTTCCTCGCCGTTCCAGAAGCCGCCACCCTCTCccctcgcccgccgcgccgcgccgcgccacagCAGCCATTTGAGCCTCAACTCCAGGGCAGGCCAATCCAATCTCTCCGCATGGCCTT from Setaria italica strain Yugu1 chromosome II, Setaria_italica_v2.0, whole genome shotgun sequence encodes the following:
- the LOC101754404 gene encoding uncharacterized protein LOC101754404, which gives rise to MAFSGRIKHLVKKYGKVAVGVHISVSCASIAGLYVAINNNVDVEAVFRRFGISPGVAVGGEASPAQAPGPAACDEALRDAALPPRPSDVLQEGPERPPRNRTMELVASSGGALTLALLCNKALLPVRVPITIALTPPVARALSRWRLVKS
- the LOC101754010 gene encoding trafficking protein particle complex subunit 2-like protein, with the translated sequence MIVCVAVVGHQNNPLYLQSFTEADDALKLHHIVHCSLDVIDERVNNPKRSAPTLNETFLGLLYPTENYKVYGYLTNTKVKFIMVTTDLDVKDADARNFFRKFHAAYVDAVSNPFHVPGKKIASRSFGARVSTIVKSFGSGTTG